The Mesorhizobium opportunistum WSM2075 DNA window GGCAATCATCGAGCGGCAGCAGCGTGTGCCGGCGGAAGGCCACAACGACAGCCTCTTCCTCGACAGACAGAATCGTCGATCTCGGCTCCCTGGGGCCGGTGATCGGCGGTCGAACTCCGCTTCTTCCACTTAGCGACCGTCTTAGGATTGATGCCGTAGCGCTTCGAAAGCTTCCTCAGGCTCGCTTGATGGGATGGACGGCGCCCGCAACGGCATCATCCTCGTGAGAGGCGTGCCAAGATGGCTGCTGTCGAGCACTCATCTGGAAGGAGCACCGTCCATGGGCAATATTAACACCGATCTCAGCGCTGTCGTTACCGTTTGCCTCGATCTGGCCAAGCACGTATTCCAGGTTCACGCGATCGACGCCGCCGGCCGTGTCGTCACGACCCGCGCGCTGCGGCGGAAGGATGTTCTGGCATTCTTCGAATGCCTGCCATGCTGCCTCATTGGCTTGGAAACGTGTGGGTCGGCCCATCACTGGGCTCGCGAACTCATGAAGTTCGGCCATGACGTGCGGCTGATGCCGCCAGCCTATGTGAAGGCTTACGTGCGTCGTCAGAAGAACGACGCTGCTGATGCAGCAGCGATCTGCGAGGCGGTGACGCGCCCGTCAATGCATTTTGTGCCGGTGCGATCGGTCGAGAACCAGGCGGCGCTCATGCATCACAAGGTCCGCGAACTTCTGGTGGCCCAGCGCACTCAGCTGCTCAATGCCCTTCGCAGCCATCTGGCCGAAATCGGGATCATCGCCGCCCAGGGACCGAACAATGCGCGTGCCTTGGCTATCCTCGTCATCGAGGGCAACGACATGATCCCGGCGACGGTGCGTTCGGCACTATTGCCGTTGGTGCGCCAACTGAGCGAACTCGATGCCGAGATCAGGCAGAGCGATCAGGCCATTCTGGCCCTCGCCAAGACCGATGAAACGGCACGCCGCCTGATGACCGTTCCCGGCATCGGCCCTGTTACTGCCTCCGCGCTTGCGGCGAGCGTCCAGGATATCTCGGCTTTCTCAGGCCCGCGCGAATTCGCCGCCTTCCTTGGGCTCACACCAAGGCAAAACTCCTCAGGCGGAAAG harbors:
- a CDS encoding IS110 family transposase; translated protein: MGNINTDLSAVVTVCLDLAKHVFQVHAIDAAGRVVTTRALRRKDVLAFFECLPCCLIGLETCGSAHHWARELMKFGHDVRLMPPAYVKAYVRRQKNDAADAAAICEAVTRPSMHFVPVRSVENQAALMHHKVRELLVAQRTQLLNALRSHLAEIGIIAAQGPNNARALAILVIEGNDMIPATVRSALLPLVRQLSELDAEIRQSDQAILALAKTDETARRLMTVPGIGPVTASALAASVQDISAFSGPREFAAFLGLTPRQNSSGGKERLGRVSKMGNRYLRKLLVVGAHAVLFHRKRSGDVLRNWADRLMETKPFRLVAVATANKLARIAFALMRDETHYVGTPA